A section of the Vibrio vulnificus CMCP6 genome encodes:
- the smrA gene encoding DNA endonuclease SmrA — MSHDDDFELFQQMMGDVKPITHDTAEHKKKHQVSESQLARREAAIWLTEDNPEHLSLDHAEMLKPDDMVEFKRDGVQEGVYRKLRLGKYPIQARLDLHKKSLKEARDELVRFLKQCMKMDIRTVVIAHGRGELSDPPAKMKSFVTTWLMQIKEVQCCHSAQRFHGGTGALYVLLQKSADKKLENRERHQKRLG, encoded by the coding sequence ATGTCTCACGACGATGATTTCGAACTTTTCCAACAAATGATGGGGGATGTAAAGCCCATCACTCATGACACTGCTGAGCACAAGAAAAAACACCAAGTCAGTGAATCCCAATTGGCGCGGCGCGAAGCGGCGATTTGGCTCACCGAGGATAATCCGGAGCACCTCAGCCTTGATCACGCAGAAATGCTCAAACCTGATGACATGGTGGAGTTTAAAAGAGACGGCGTACAAGAGGGTGTCTATCGTAAGTTGCGTTTAGGCAAGTACCCCATTCAAGCCAGGCTAGACCTGCATAAGAAATCGCTCAAAGAAGCACGGGATGAACTTGTTCGCTTCCTTAAACAATGCATGAAAATGGACATTCGCACCGTCGTGATCGCTCATGGTCGAGGCGAGTTATCCGATCCCCCCGCCAAGATGAAGAGTTTTGTCACGACGTGGTTAATGCAGATTAAAGAAGTGCAATGTTGCCACAGTGCGCAACGTTTTCATGGTGGAACTGGCGCTCTCTATGTTTTGTTGCAGAAAAGTGCCGACAAAAAACTCGAGAATCGAGAACGTCATCAAAAACGCTTAGGCTAA
- a CDS encoding TraB/GumN family protein — protein sequence MLKLVTLIIAIATLVPTVLAEPLVWKATKGKTEFRILGSIHVGSDALYPLPNEIENTIANSQALIVEADLSQLNQVTYPPQRYVSQQVLTDEQKQQLQQIANELGLPYQQLMLAPPWASALTIQMAQVQKLGYHSELGVDTYLIQKARQHGVPLHPLESAQFQIDLLTKTPQDGKELLTSALSEFSESEQLLSCLVESWQKGDKQKLVEFANLSEISPELEKAMLTDRNHDWVQKLSQLAQEEPGHYAVVVGALHLVGKENLIALLEQSGFKTEQLTQSQPAQCHF from the coding sequence ATGCTCAAGCTCGTTACCCTTATTATTGCGATTGCCACTCTCGTTCCCACGGTACTTGCCGAACCATTAGTGTGGAAAGCCACCAAAGGTAAAACGGAATTCAGGATATTAGGCTCGATTCATGTAGGAAGCGATGCACTGTACCCGCTACCCAATGAGATAGAAAACACCATCGCTAACAGCCAAGCTCTCATTGTGGAGGCCGATTTATCGCAATTGAATCAAGTGACTTATCCACCTCAACGCTATGTCAGCCAGCAAGTCCTCACCGATGAACAGAAACAGCAGCTGCAACAAATCGCCAATGAGCTCGGCTTGCCCTATCAGCAATTGATGCTTGCTCCGCCGTGGGCAAGTGCCTTAACCATCCAAATGGCTCAAGTACAAAAACTGGGGTACCACTCAGAACTTGGCGTGGATACTTATCTCATTCAAAAAGCACGTCAACATGGTGTCCCTCTTCATCCGTTGGAAAGTGCGCAATTTCAAATCGATCTACTCACCAAAACACCTCAAGATGGCAAAGAATTGCTGACTAGTGCGCTGTCAGAGTTTAGTGAAAGTGAGCAGTTACTCTCTTGTTTGGTTGAGAGCTGGCAAAAAGGCGACAAACAAAAATTGGTGGAGTTCGCTAACCTGTCAGAGATCTCCCCTGAGTTGGAAAAAGCCATGCTGACGGATAGAAATCACGATTGGGTCCAAAAGCTCTCTCAACTTGCTCAAGAGGAGCCAGGGCATTATGCGGTGGTGGTCGGTGCGTTGCATCTGGTAGGCAAAGAGAATCTCATTGCACTGCTCGAGCAATCCGGTTTTAAAACCGAGCAACTGACCCAAAGCCAGCCTGCGCAATGCCATTTCTAA
- a CDS encoding DUF3149 domain-containing protein, producing the protein MDFWLDLLFGNAVGLSSMIVIFGALGLMLFYGGFIVYKVMNDKSPH; encoded by the coding sequence ATGGACTTTTGGCTCGATTTGCTATTCGGTAATGCGGTAGGACTTTCTTCAATGATTGTCATATTTGGTGCACTAGGTCTAATGCTGTTTTACGGCGGTTTCATCGTTTACAAGGTCATGAATGACAAATCTCCTCACTAG
- a CDS encoding cation transporter — protein MNQFTLALSGLNCMGCARKVEKALHADHSVTIQALSPKEISLETPSTLAEIAETIEKLGYHAGHDYHFQLQGLNCGRCVNKVNTLLSEHSEVIRFTVSKTELAITTCLSEQAVIELIASIGYQALPGDAATTEVAQASAVTSLPLPQSAPPLDADSSLSEAITSPELQESIPLLIQGMTCASCVSSVEKALLSVEGIDKAQVNLAEQSALVFTRSSRADLTEALLAAVKQSGYQAEVVLDAELTQQKQSEQMMQAQRKHKVSAFAGIALGAPLMLWGVLGGSMSIENTQDQIAWGIVGLVCLLLLATAGKSFFTNAWQALTHKRATMDTLVALGTGTAWLYSMLVVLFPSWFPQASRHVYFEASAMIVGLISLGHYIEAKAKARTTQSLQSLINLQPQTASLITNQGEQTIAVKQIQLGMKLRIKPGEKIPVDGLVISGESYLDESMLTGEPVPVFKQAQDNVSAGTLNNDGSLIIQATGIGADTMLARIIRMVRQAQSSKPAIAKLADQISSVFVPVVVAIALFSAAIWFFVGPEPKASYMLVVTTTVLIIACPCALGLATPLSVTVGVGKAAEMGILIRDADVLQSASKIDTVVFDKTGTLTQGAPKVQALYAFDYDQQHLRSLLLSAEQQSEHPLAKAIVADALHHKAPELEVNQFENMRGKGVSAVIAGDELLVVSLNHLQAQQFDLSVATEAIDECAQNAWTPVAAVLNQRLIGMIAISDPIKSDSKQAIQALKREGIHTVMLTGDNQSVANAIAQELGIDEVIAQVLPDEKASHIERLQLQGRKVAMVGDGINDAPALALADIGIAMGSGSDVAIESAQMTLLNSSPLAVLNAIELSKATVKNMKQNLFGAFIYNSLGIPVAAGVLYPVSGFLLSPVVAGAAMALSSITVVSNANRLRLFKTTTRS, from the coding sequence TTACCCTTGCGCTCTCTGGCCTCAACTGCATGGGTTGTGCTCGTAAGGTCGAGAAAGCACTGCATGCCGATCACAGTGTCACGATTCAAGCGCTGTCTCCCAAAGAAATCAGCTTAGAGACCCCGTCCACTCTGGCCGAGATTGCTGAGACGATAGAAAAGCTTGGTTATCATGCTGGCCATGATTATCACTTCCAGCTTCAAGGGCTTAACTGTGGTCGCTGCGTCAATAAAGTGAACACCTTACTCAGTGAGCACAGCGAGGTGATTCGCTTCACCGTGAGTAAAACAGAACTTGCTATCACCACCTGCTTGAGTGAACAAGCGGTCATTGAGCTTATTGCTTCTATTGGCTACCAAGCCCTACCTGGGGATGCCGCAACAACAGAGGTAGCGCAAGCGAGCGCAGTGACTTCTTTACCATTGCCGCAAAGTGCCCCCCCACTCGACGCTGACTCCTCTCTCTCAGAAGCGATCACCTCACCGGAACTTCAGGAAAGCATACCGTTACTGATTCAAGGCATGACCTGTGCAAGTTGCGTTTCGTCAGTCGAAAAAGCGCTGCTTTCTGTCGAAGGAATTGACAAAGCGCAAGTCAATCTTGCAGAGCAAAGCGCACTCGTGTTTACACGCTCAAGCAGAGCGGATTTAACAGAAGCATTGCTTGCCGCCGTCAAACAATCAGGTTATCAAGCGGAAGTGGTGCTCGACGCTGAACTGACACAACAAAAGCAAAGTGAACAGATGATGCAAGCGCAGCGAAAACACAAAGTCAGCGCTTTCGCAGGAATAGCCCTTGGTGCGCCACTGATGTTGTGGGGGGTATTAGGTGGCAGCATGAGTATCGAAAACACTCAAGATCAGATCGCATGGGGAATTGTCGGCTTAGTCTGCCTATTGTTGCTTGCTACCGCGGGAAAAAGTTTCTTTACTAATGCGTGGCAAGCATTAACGCACAAACGCGCCACTATGGATACGCTGGTTGCATTGGGGACTGGAACGGCTTGGCTCTACTCGATGTTGGTGGTTTTATTTCCGAGTTGGTTTCCGCAAGCCTCACGCCACGTTTATTTTGAAGCCAGTGCGATGATTGTCGGCTTGATTTCACTAGGACACTATATCGAAGCGAAAGCCAAAGCGCGTACAACTCAATCACTGCAATCACTGATCAACCTTCAGCCTCAAACCGCAAGTTTGATCACCAACCAAGGCGAGCAAACCATCGCCGTTAAACAGATTCAATTGGGGATGAAACTGCGCATCAAGCCGGGAGAAAAAATCCCCGTTGATGGTTTGGTGATTTCTGGCGAGTCGTATCTCGACGAATCCATGCTCACAGGTGAACCCGTTCCGGTTTTCAAACAAGCGCAAGACAACGTTTCTGCTGGCACTCTAAATAATGACGGCAGCTTAATTATTCAAGCAACTGGGATCGGTGCTGATACCATGCTGGCTCGTATTATCCGTATGGTGCGTCAGGCGCAAAGCAGTAAGCCCGCTATCGCCAAACTGGCGGATCAGATTTCATCGGTCTTCGTGCCTGTTGTCGTGGCCATTGCCCTTTTCTCTGCGGCAATTTGGTTTTTCGTTGGCCCTGAGCCAAAAGCCAGTTACATGTTAGTGGTCACCACCACCGTACTGATCATCGCGTGCCCCTGCGCACTCGGCCTTGCGACCCCATTGTCGGTGACGGTGGGGGTTGGTAAAGCGGCTGAAATGGGCATTTTGATCCGAGATGCAGATGTGCTGCAATCGGCCAGCAAAATCGACACCGTGGTATTCGACAAAACCGGCACCTTGACCCAAGGGGCACCCAAAGTCCAAGCGCTTTATGCCTTTGACTACGATCAGCAGCATTTACGTTCACTGCTGTTGAGTGCCGAACAGCAATCAGAGCATCCACTCGCCAAAGCGATTGTGGCAGACGCCCTACACCACAAAGCACCAGAGCTTGAGGTAAACCAGTTTGAAAATATGCGAGGCAAAGGGGTTAGTGCCGTCATTGCGGGGGATGAACTGTTGGTGGTGTCATTAAATCACTTACAAGCACAGCAATTTGATTTGAGTGTCGCCACTGAGGCGATTGACGAATGTGCGCAAAACGCGTGGACGCCAGTCGCTGCCGTGCTTAACCAGCGTTTAATCGGCATGATCGCCATTTCAGACCCAATCAAGAGCGATTCTAAACAAGCTATCCAAGCCTTGAAGAGAGAAGGCATCCACACCGTAATGCTAACAGGTGACAACCAAAGCGTGGCCAATGCCATTGCTCAAGAGTTGGGTATCGATGAAGTCATCGCGCAAGTGCTGCCTGATGAGAAAGCGAGCCATATTGAACGCCTTCAATTGCAAGGTCGCAAAGTCGCCATGGTCGGTGACGGCATTAATGACGCGCCAGCTCTAGCCTTGGCCGATATTGGCATTGCGATGGGCAGTGGCAGCGATGTGGCGATTGAAAGCGCACAGATGACGCTGCTCAACTCATCACCACTTGCCGTTCTCAACGCCATTGAACTGTCCAAAGCGACGGTGAAAAACATGAAGCAAAATCTCTTTGGTGCCTTTATTTACAACTCTTTGGGTATTCCGGTGGCAGCTGGCGTACTGTATCCTGTATCCGGTTTTCTTTTGAGTCCTGTGGTGGCTGGTGCAGCCATGGCACTCTCTTCCATTACCGTGGTCAGCAACGCCAATCGACTACGCTTATTTAAAACGACAACACGCTCTTAG
- a CDS encoding beta-N-acetylhexosaminidase translates to MLKQTLIAASVIASLAGCSTLQSDEQRVVNSLADNLDIQYQVMTNHGANEGLACGDMGAEWASCNRVNMTLVNQGDAVNAKDWAIYFHSIRLILDVENDQFKISRVTGDLHKLEPTDKFDGFAAGEEVVLPLIGEYWTLFETDFMPGAFVTAPNAEPKMIASLNTEDVASFVAGLEGNNLKRTPDDNNVFASAVSRFEKNEDLAKQDVSTTLLPTPLFVEAGKGTVDIAAGIALPKDAFDAAQFAAIQERAEVVGVNVRGDVPVSITVVPADFTGELAKSGAYEMSIQGGGIAIKAFDQAGAFYAVQSIFGLIDSQNADSLPQLSIKDAPRFDYRGVMVDVARNFHSKDAILATLDQMAAYKMNKLHLHLTDDEGWRLEIPGLPELTEVGANRCFDIEEKSCLLPQLGSGSTSDNFGSGYFSKADYVEILKYAKARNIEVIPEIDMPAHARAAVVSMEARYDRLMAEGKEAQANEFRLMDPQDTSNVTTVQFYDKQSFINPCMESSTRFVDKVISEVAAMHLEAGAPLTTWHFGGDEAKNIKLGAGFQDVNAQDKVSWKGTIDLSKQDKPFAQSPQCQTLITDGTVSDFGHLPSHFAEQVSKIVAEKGISNFQAWQDGLKYSEGENAFATENTRVNFWDVLYWGGTSSVYEWSKKGYDVIVSNPDYVYMDMPYEVDPKERGYYWATRATDTRKMFGFAPENMPQNAETSLDRDGNGFTGKGEIEAKPFYGLSAQLWSETVRNDEQYEYMVFPRVLAAAERAWHRADWENDYKVGVEYSQNSNLVDKAALNLDYNRFANVLGQRELAKLEKSGIDYRLPVPGAKVEGGKLAMNVQFPGVTLQYSLDGKNWLTYADDARPTVEGEVFIRSVSATGEKASRVTSVK, encoded by the coding sequence ATGTTGAAACAAACTTTAATTGCTGCGTCGGTTATCGCCTCTTTGGCGGGTTGCTCTACATTACAAAGTGATGAGCAACGTGTCGTCAATTCATTAGCGGATAATTTGGACATTCAATACCAAGTTATGACAAATCATGGCGCGAACGAGGGGCTCGCCTGTGGTGATATGGGGGCTGAATGGGCTTCTTGTAACCGAGTGAATATGACGCTGGTGAATCAAGGTGATGCCGTCAATGCCAAAGATTGGGCCATTTACTTTCACAGCATCCGTCTGATTTTAGATGTGGAAAATGACCAATTTAAAATTTCTCGTGTCACGGGTGACCTACACAAATTAGAACCGACGGATAAATTTGATGGTTTTGCCGCGGGTGAAGAAGTCGTACTGCCTCTGATTGGTGAATACTGGACGTTGTTTGAAACCGATTTCATGCCAGGTGCTTTCGTCACTGCGCCAAACGCAGAGCCAAAGATGATTGCCTCTCTAAACACCGAAGATGTGGCATCTTTCGTGGCCGGTCTTGAAGGTAACAACCTAAAACGTACGCCAGATGACAACAACGTATTCGCGAGTGCTGTGTCTCGCTTCGAGAAGAACGAAGACCTAGCAAAACAAGATGTATCAACTACGCTGCTACCGACGCCACTGTTTGTGGAAGCAGGCAAGGGCACTGTTGATATCGCGGCGGGTATTGCGCTGCCTAAAGACGCATTCGATGCAGCTCAATTTGCAGCAATTCAAGAACGTGCAGAAGTGGTTGGTGTGAATGTTCGCGGTGATGTTCCGGTTAGCATCACGGTTGTTCCTGCGGACTTCACCGGTGAGTTAGCAAAATCGGGTGCTTACGAGATGAGCATTCAAGGCGGCGGTATTGCGATTAAAGCGTTTGACCAAGCCGGTGCTTTCTACGCAGTGCAATCTATCTTTGGCCTGATAGATAGCCAAAATGCGGATTCTCTACCACAACTGTCGATCAAAGACGCGCCTCGTTTTGATTACCGTGGCGTGATGGTGGATGTGGCTCGTAACTTCCACTCTAAAGACGCCATTCTTGCCACGCTAGACCAAATGGCAGCGTACAAGATGAACAAACTACACCTTCACTTAACGGACGATGAAGGCTGGCGTTTAGAAATCCCGGGTCTGCCTGAGCTGACCGAAGTGGGTGCTAATCGTTGTTTCGACATTGAAGAGAAAAGCTGTTTATTGCCTCAGCTTGGCTCGGGTTCAACGTCAGACAACTTTGGTTCTGGCTACTTCAGCAAAGCAGACTACGTGGAAATTTTGAAGTACGCCAAAGCACGTAACATTGAAGTGATTCCAGAAATCGATATGCCAGCCCACGCTCGTGCCGCAGTGGTATCGATGGAGGCACGTTACGATCGTCTCATGGCCGAAGGAAAAGAAGCACAAGCGAACGAGTTCCGCCTGATGGATCCTCAAGATACATCGAACGTGACGACGGTTCAGTTCTACGATAAGCAAAGCTTTATCAACCCATGTATGGAGTCTTCAACTCGCTTTGTTGATAAGGTGATTTCAGAAGTGGCAGCCATGCACCTAGAAGCGGGCGCACCGCTAACAACATGGCACTTCGGTGGTGACGAAGCGAAGAACATTAAGCTAGGTGCTGGTTTCCAAGACGTTAACGCGCAAGACAAAGTTAGCTGGAAAGGCACGATTGACCTGTCTAAGCAAGACAAGCCATTTGCCCAGTCGCCACAATGTCAGACGCTCATTACCGATGGCACAGTCAGTGACTTCGGTCATCTGCCAAGTCACTTTGCTGAGCAAGTGTCGAAGATCGTGGCTGAGAAGGGCATTTCAAACTTCCAAGCATGGCAAGATGGCTTGAAGTACAGTGAAGGTGAGAACGCGTTCGCAACAGAAAATACTCGCGTAAACTTCTGGGACGTTCTGTACTGGGGCGGTACTTCATCAGTGTACGAGTGGTCTAAGAAAGGTTACGACGTGATCGTTTCTAACCCAGATTACGTCTACATGGATATGCCATACGAAGTAGACCCGAAAGAGCGTGGTTACTACTGGGCAACACGTGCAACGGATACGCGTAAGATGTTCGGCTTTGCGCCAGAGAACATGCCGCAAAACGCAGAAACCTCTCTAGACCGTGACGGCAATGGCTTTACGGGTAAAGGTGAAATCGAAGCGAAACCTTTCTACGGTCTATCAGCACAGCTTTGGTCTGAAACCGTGCGTAACGATGAGCAATATGAGTACATGGTATTCCCTCGCGTACTGGCAGCCGCTGAGCGTGCATGGCACCGAGCGGATTGGGAAAACGACTACAAAGTGGGTGTTGAATACTCGCAAAACTCTAACCTAGTAGACAAAGCAGCACTAAACCTAGACTACAACCGCTTTGCCAACGTACTTGGTCAACGTGAACTGGCGAAACTGGAAAAATCAGGCATCGACTACCGCCTACCTGTACCGGGTGCGAAAGTCGAAGGGGGTAAGCTAGCTATGAACGTTCAGTTCCCTGGCGTCACGCTTCAATACTCGCTAGACGGCAAAAACTGGCTGACGTACGCGGATGATGCTCGTCCAACCGTAGAAGGTGAAGTCTTTATCCGTTCTGTGTCTGCGACAGGCGAGAAAGCAAGCCGAGTAACAAGTGTGAAGTAA
- a CDS encoding DUF411 domain-containing protein, whose protein sequence is MKLKTLTLMLLTGLSANVLAADVINHKSPYCGCCGEWTKHMEENGFTVKEELHEDMNTVKQKLGLKNDQLYSCHTAEINGFVFEGHIPAEDIKAFLENPPRNAKGLAVPGMPMGSPGMEYGDKKDSYSVYAFNEQGQVFEYRRHEGNQK, encoded by the coding sequence ATGAAACTAAAAACACTTACTCTTATGCTGCTGACAGGTCTGTCAGCAAATGTTTTGGCAGCGGATGTCATCAACCATAAATCGCCATACTGTGGATGCTGTGGCGAATGGACCAAACACATGGAAGAGAATGGTTTCACCGTTAAAGAAGAGCTTCATGAAGACATGAACACCGTCAAACAGAAACTCGGTTTGAAGAACGATCAGCTTTACTCTTGTCACACGGCAGAAATCAATGGCTTCGTTTTTGAAGGGCATATTCCTGCAGAAGACATCAAAGCGTTCTTAGAAAATCCACCACGCAATGCGAAAGGCCTTGCGGTTCCGGGCATGCCAATGGGCTCTCCGGGCATGGAGTATGGTGATAAAAAAGACAGCTACTCTGTGTATGCCTTTAACGAACAAGGTCAAGTGTTTGAGTATCGCCGCCATGAAGGCAATCAAAAATAG